Proteins co-encoded in one uncultured Draconibacterium sp. genomic window:
- a CDS encoding lysophospholipid acyltransferase family protein, with translation MSKTRIDNQRSSAFFKHYGKWAVVVLLKAIALLPFGCLYFLSDVLYLVIKNIAKYRSEVITDNLKHAFPEKNDAEILHLRNKFYRYFCDVSLESIKLYRLSEKELKKRVSFVGTEALNELAEKRNGAILLAFHYNNWEWSGALQQQLNCKLLMVYNKMRDNEPMDEFLQKAREKWGGEAVSMRRAAKVAFRYFAKKQAVVLGLIADQSALASSPMWAMFLNREAAFFQGPVTIARKTNQPVFFQEVVRLARGKYECRYSLLVEDPSKLNANEILLRYIEKMEEVIKSNPEYYLWSHKRWKHKRPEGTALIQ, from the coding sequence ATGAGCAAAACGAGAATAGACAATCAAAGATCTTCAGCTTTTTTCAAACATTACGGAAAATGGGCTGTGGTTGTATTGTTAAAAGCAATTGCCTTACTTCCTTTTGGGTGTTTGTATTTTTTGTCGGATGTATTGTATTTGGTAATAAAAAATATAGCAAAGTATCGCAGCGAAGTTATTACCGATAATTTAAAACATGCATTTCCGGAGAAAAACGATGCGGAGATTCTTCATCTAAGGAATAAATTTTACCGCTATTTTTGCGATGTATCGTTAGAGAGTATTAAACTTTACCGTTTGTCGGAAAAGGAATTGAAAAAGCGTGTAAGCTTTGTTGGAACTGAGGCACTAAACGAACTTGCCGAAAAACGAAATGGTGCCATTTTGCTGGCTTTTCATTACAATAACTGGGAATGGTCGGGGGCATTGCAGCAACAATTAAATTGTAAGTTGTTGATGGTATATAATAAAATGCGCGACAACGAACCCATGGACGAATTTCTACAGAAAGCGCGTGAAAAATGGGGGGGCGAAGCAGTGAGTATGCGCAGGGCAGCTAAAGTTGCGTTTCGTTACTTTGCAAAAAAACAAGCGGTTGTACTTGGTTTAATTGCCGACCAAAGTGCTTTAGCTAGTTCGCCAATGTGGGCCATGTTTTTGAATCGTGAAGCGGCTTTTTTTCAAGGGCCTGTAACCATTGCACGAAAAACAAATCAGCCTGTGTTTTTTCAGGAAGTGGTACGATTGGCGCGAGGGAAATATGAATGTCGGTATTCGTTGCTTGTTGAAGATCCATCGAAACTAAATGCCAATGAAATTTTATTGCGCTACATCGAAAAAATGGAGGAAGTGATAAAATCGAATCCGGAGTATTATCTTTGGAGCCACAAACGATGGAAGCACAAACGCCCGGAGGGGACGGCTTTAATTCAATAG
- a CDS encoding glycerophosphodiester phosphodiesterase family protein encodes MKTTLTLIFLLAGITTMAQNTFIAHRGASYLAPENTVASAKLAWELGADAVEVDVHLTKDNRVIVIHDKDTKRTCDGKTNLSIAQTPSILLRDLDAGSWKGEEFKGEKLPFLSEIIETVPAGKTLVVEIKAGGDEIIPEIRRVVDNSNKKEQIVFISFGWKTIVATHKEFPDNKCYWLSSLKPGLKKKMEKAAAEGLTGVNLKHSIIDEEIMAQAKDLNLEVLSWTIDDPAEAQRLTNIGVSGITTNRPKWLKEQMNQ; translated from the coding sequence ATGAAAACAACACTTACCCTGATTTTTCTTTTAGCAGGAATTACAACAATGGCTCAAAATACATTTATTGCTCACCGTGGCGCGTCATACCTGGCTCCGGAAAATACAGTTGCTTCGGCAAAACTGGCCTGGGAACTGGGGGCCGATGCTGTTGAAGTGGATGTGCACCTGACCAAAGACAATCGTGTAATTGTTATTCACGACAAAGATACCAAACGTACCTGCGACGGGAAAACCAACCTTTCCATTGCTCAAACACCATCGATTTTATTGCGCGATCTGGATGCGGGAAGTTGGAAGGGAGAAGAATTCAAAGGAGAGAAATTACCCTTCCTCTCTGAAATTATTGAAACGGTTCCTGCTGGCAAAACGCTGGTAGTTGAAATTAAAGCCGGAGGTGATGAAATTATTCCGGAAATACGCCGGGTTGTTGACAACAGCAATAAAAAGGAACAGATTGTGTTTATCAGTTTTGGCTGGAAAACCATAGTTGCAACACATAAAGAATTTCCCGATAATAAATGTTACTGGCTAAGCTCTCTTAAACCAGGTTTAAAGAAAAAAATGGAAAAGGCTGCAGCCGAGGGACTCACCGGCGTTAACTTAAAACATTCAATTATCGACGAGGAGATTATGGCACAAGCCAAAGATCTTAATCTGGAAGTTCTTTCGTGGACAATCGACGATCCGGCGGAAGCTCAACGCCTTACCAATATTGGCGTAAGCGGAATTACAACCAATCGTCCCAAGTGGCTGAAAGAACAAATGAACCAGTAA
- a CDS encoding diacylglycerol kinase family protein: MNDFFKGRAASLKFAVKGCYLLIKTEHSIIAQISIFLSIIVLGAIVGISKQDWINQTLGMGLVLSIEGLNTAVEKLADFVHIDQHPKIGFIKDIASGAVTFAAITFFIIFLITYIPYIQ; encoded by the coding sequence ATGAACGACTTTTTTAAAGGAAGAGCGGCAAGCTTAAAATTTGCAGTAAAAGGGTGTTATCTTTTAATAAAAACTGAACACAGTATAATTGCACAAATCTCAATATTCCTTTCTATCATAGTGTTGGGGGCAATTGTTGGAATTTCAAAACAGGATTGGATAAATCAAACACTGGGTATGGGCTTAGTATTGAGTATTGAAGGATTAAACACAGCGGTGGAGAAATTAGCTGACTTTGTACATATCGATCAACATCCCAAAATAGGATTTATTAAAGATATTGCTTCAGGAGCCGTAACCTTCGCAGCGATTACCTTCTTTATTATTTTTCTAATTACCTACATCCCATACATTCAGTAA
- a CDS encoding glycoside hydrolase family 9 protein, with product MKKLSFLSLILRLLAACSSEPNQDLVLNDLDYFETQGVNVLVYSNLFTGGFNDEKNAGIELIHHGVRTAQGGAVRLSNTPEQWDLVPEIPTRTVDSVNNSIEATLRYEDYDFDSRVVVTAKGKGVEISVFLDEPLPESVEGNAGFNLEFLPSKYWGKTYLMDGRINRFSRYVASNTITRPNTEKPKQYKGYVTSDDRGTGKFIDPLPLETGRTMLLAPDDPERMVKITSADADIMLFDGRVLAQNGWYVVRSLLPAGKTGEVLSWIVEPNAIDGWVREPNIGFSQVGYLPSQQKVSVIELDKNDKPLAKASVYKVGEDGNATEVFSGKIESWGDYYKYHYVKFDFSSVETPGIYYIQYGDCKTNNFIIEDNVYDWITDATSDVWVPIHMDHMYVNEAYRVWHGEPFKEGYLQAPPNTDHFDLHGQGPTTDTKYKALETIPGLNVGGFFDAGDFDIETGSNISVVQNFVQAWEYFKPLRDQTFVDEEQRYVDLHRPDGTPDILQYIEHGTMNLVAQAEIIGHMAQTLSNSVLDNYHHLGDAASITDGLPYNPTLGPYEIAPDGKSSGVKDDMWAFTSRNPGLDLRAAAMFAATSRALKGYNDDLSERALIQSKRLLKESTELLANMPEDSRGRRFGGDMGTNLQLYISTGEQQYKDKFQESLWPALDRFVSFSILTALHAIPHMDESYKEKLRPYVVKYKEYIEELEQDNPYGVPIGLRNWAGNGGVVNFGTTICFASKYYPDIIDASHAFKATNWLFGCHPYHNYSFVAAVGAARPKAMFYGNNRADFSFIPGNVAPGVLFRQPDHFENYDDWPFLWGQNEGTIGGNTSYLIFGSAFKNLIK from the coding sequence ATGAAAAAACTATCATTTTTATCACTCATTTTGCGGTTACTGGCGGCATGTAGTTCTGAGCCAAACCAGGATTTGGTGCTTAATGATCTTGATTATTTCGAGACACAAGGTGTAAATGTACTGGTGTACAGTAACCTTTTTACCGGGGGCTTTAACGATGAAAAGAATGCCGGTATTGAATTGATCCATCATGGAGTAAGAACCGCGCAAGGTGGTGCTGTACGGCTTTCGAATACCCCTGAGCAGTGGGATCTTGTTCCTGAAATACCTACCCGAACGGTTGATAGTGTGAACAACAGCATTGAGGCTACCTTGCGGTATGAAGACTACGATTTCGACTCGCGCGTGGTTGTTACAGCTAAGGGCAAAGGTGTTGAGATATCGGTTTTCCTCGACGAACCGCTTCCTGAATCAGTTGAGGGAAACGCCGGGTTTAACCTTGAGTTTTTGCCTTCGAAATATTGGGGAAAAACCTACTTAATGGATGGGCGTATCAACCGGTTTTCGCGCTATGTGGCAAGTAATACCATTACAAGGCCTAACACCGAAAAGCCCAAACAATATAAAGGCTACGTAACTTCCGACGATAGGGGGACCGGCAAGTTTATCGATCCGCTTCCGCTCGAAACCGGACGAACAATGCTTCTTGCTCCCGATGACCCCGAGCGTATGGTGAAAATCACTTCTGCCGATGCCGACATTATGCTTTTCGATGGCCGTGTGCTGGCACAAAATGGCTGGTATGTAGTTCGCAGTTTGCTTCCTGCCGGGAAAACAGGTGAAGTTTTAAGCTGGATTGTTGAACCCAACGCAATTGATGGCTGGGTAAGAGAACCCAATATTGGTTTCTCGCAGGTGGGCTACCTGCCTTCGCAACAAAAAGTTTCGGTTATTGAACTCGACAAAAACGACAAACCGCTTGCAAAAGCATCTGTTTATAAAGTAGGCGAAGATGGCAATGCCACCGAAGTATTCAGCGGTAAAATTGAATCGTGGGGCGACTATTACAAATATCACTATGTGAAATTCGATTTCTCTTCTGTTGAAACACCCGGTATTTACTACATCCAGTATGGCGATTGTAAAACCAATAACTTTATAATAGAAGATAACGTTTACGATTGGATTACCGATGCCACGAGCGATGTTTGGGTTCCGATTCATATGGATCATATGTATGTGAACGAAGCGTACCGGGTATGGCACGGCGAGCCTTTTAAAGAAGGTTACCTGCAGGCTCCGCCAAACACCGATCATTTCGATTTGCATGGTCAGGGCCCAACAACCGATACCAAATATAAAGCACTGGAAACCATTCCGGGATTAAACGTAGGTGGCTTTTTCGATGCTGGTGATTTTGATATAGAAACCGGATCGAATATTTCCGTTGTACAAAACTTTGTTCAAGCCTGGGAGTATTTTAAACCCTTGCGCGATCAGACTTTTGTTGATGAGGAGCAACGGTATGTCGATCTTCATCGGCCGGACGGAACACCCGATATTTTGCAGTATATTGAGCACGGAACAATGAACCTTGTCGCCCAGGCTGAGATTATCGGTCATATGGCGCAAACGCTTTCTAACTCTGTGCTTGATAATTACCATCATCTTGGCGATGCCGCTTCAATAACCGACGGCCTTCCGTATAATCCAACCCTTGGGCCATACGAAATAGCACCCGATGGAAAATCAAGCGGTGTAAAAGATGATATGTGGGCATTTACAAGTCGCAATCCCGGCCTCGATCTGAGGGCTGCTGCTATGTTTGCCGCCACAAGCCGCGCATTAAAGGGCTATAACGATGATCTTTCGGAAAGGGCGTTGATACAGTCGAAACGATTGCTGAAAGAATCTACTGAACTACTTGCCAATATGCCGGAAGACAGCCGTGGAAGACGTTTTGGGGGAGATATGGGCACCAATCTTCAACTGTACATTTCAACCGGCGAGCAACAATATAAAGATAAGTTTCAGGAATCGCTGTGGCCGGCACTCGACCGTTTTGTAAGTTTCAGCATTTTAACGGCATTACATGCCATCCCGCACATGGATGAATCGTACAAAGAAAAGCTCCGACCTTATGTGGTAAAATACAAAGAATATATCGAAGAGCTTGAACAGGATAATCCGTACGGAGTGCCGATCGGCCTTCGGAACTGGGCTGGCAATGGCGGTGTTGTTAACTTTGGAACTACCATTTGTTTTGCCAGCAAATATTACCCTGACATTATTGACGCAAGCCATGCATTTAAGGCCACCAACTGGCTGTTTGGATGTCATCCGTATCACAACTATTCGTTTGTGGCAGCGGTAGGCGCAGCTCGTCCAAAAGCGATGTTTTATGGTAACAACAGGGCTGATTTTTCGTTTATTCCGGGTAATGTTGCTCCCGGTGTATTGTTCAGACAGCCCGACCATTTTGAAAACTACGACGATTGGCCATTTTTGTGGGGACAAAACGAAGGTACCATTGGAGGAAATACCAGCTACCTGATTTTTGGATCAGCATTTAAGAATCTGATAAAATAA
- a CDS encoding lysophospholipid acyltransferase family protein, with translation MVDESLRKKDKRYYEGFFKRLLNGGVVLLLKFISVLPFWMIYGIADVFYLVVRYVVGYRKKVILDNLRHSFPEKSGEEIRKIMNRYYRHFCDFSLETIKLHSMSEKQMDKRLKVTGLEAMKPYADEGRSIMMLGFHYNNWEWCSSIQSKAYHKLLMIVNPIRGNMAFEKYIEHSRSKWGGESVPVHKSARTAIEYVRRGEPAVLWLAADQTPGANSPFWTLFLNREAPFFTGPEKIAIKTKQPIYFLHVKKLKRGHYEANFTQLFDDPSKVASKDILLTYIRKMEEVIRETPEYYLWSHRRWKHTRPEGIELTV, from the coding sequence ATGGTTGACGAAAGCTTACGCAAAAAAGATAAACGCTATTACGAAGGTTTTTTTAAACGCCTGTTAAACGGAGGGGTAGTACTGCTGTTAAAATTTATTTCGGTGCTGCCATTTTGGATGATTTATGGCATTGCCGATGTTTTTTATCTGGTGGTTCGGTATGTTGTTGGCTATCGGAAAAAGGTGATTCTGGATAATCTTCGTCATTCGTTTCCGGAAAAAAGCGGGGAGGAGATTCGTAAAATAATGAACCGCTATTATCGTCATTTCTGCGATTTTTCGCTCGAAACAATCAAGCTGCACAGCATGAGCGAAAAGCAAATGGATAAACGACTAAAAGTTACCGGACTGGAGGCAATGAAACCTTATGCCGATGAAGGCAGAAGTATAATGATGCTTGGTTTTCATTATAATAACTGGGAGTGGTGTAGCTCTATTCAAAGTAAGGCCTACCATAAATTATTAATGATTGTAAACCCGATTAGGGGGAATATGGCTTTCGAAAAATATATTGAACATTCGCGAAGTAAATGGGGTGGTGAATCGGTGCCTGTTCACAAATCAGCACGCACAGCTATTGAATATGTCCGACGTGGCGAACCTGCAGTATTATGGTTGGCGGCCGATCAAACACCCGGAGCCAATTCACCGTTCTGGACTCTGTTTTTAAACCGCGAAGCACCGTTTTTTACCGGCCCCGAAAAGATTGCCATTAAAACCAAACAGCCCATATATTTCTTACACGTAAAAAAATTGAAACGTGGCCACTACGAAGCTAATTTTACGCAGCTTTTTGACGATCCTTCGAAAGTAGCATCGAAAGATATTCTGCTTACCTACATTCGGAAAATGGAAGAGGTGATACGTGAAACGCCTGAGTATTATTTATGGTCGCACCGCCGGTGGAAACATACGCGTCCCGAAGGAATTGAACTAACCGTGTAG
- a CDS encoding class I SAM-dependent methyltransferase: MLETGFVYSTIIDPLLKNFRKRVALEIQEDETVIDIACGTGAQLIELARRAKSVTGVDLSPSMVRYATNRAEAKNIENALFVVGDATDLSMFYQHRFDVAILSMALHQFEPGLHKIILAEAKKVAAKIVVLDYAVPLPKNYVGISSKVAEFLAGIKHNRNFKSYSKAGGLASILPTNGFTIERSRHIGKGAFQLVVAQNHSE; this comes from the coding sequence ATGTTAGAAACAGGTTTTGTATACAGCACTATCATTGATCCATTGTTAAAAAACTTTCGCAAGAGAGTAGCTTTAGAGATACAAGAGGATGAAACTGTAATTGACATCGCTTGCGGAACCGGTGCGCAGTTGATTGAACTTGCCAGAAGAGCCAAATCAGTAACCGGTGTTGATCTTTCTCCATCGATGGTGCGTTATGCGACAAACAGGGCTGAGGCAAAGAATATTGAAAATGCTTTGTTTGTAGTTGGCGATGCTACGGATTTAAGCATGTTTTATCAGCACAGATTTGATGTAGCCATCCTTTCCATGGCTTTGCACCAATTTGAACCGGGATTACATAAAATCATTCTTGCCGAGGCGAAAAAGGTGGCAGCGAAAATTGTAGTGCTGGATTACGCAGTTCCCTTGCCAAAAAATTATGTGGGTATTAGCAGCAAAGTTGCTGAGTTTCTTGCAGGGATTAAACATAACCGCAATTTCAAGAGCTATTCAAAAGCGGGAGGTTTGGCGTCGATTTTACCGACAAACGGATTTACTATCGAGCGATCCAGACATATTGGGAAAGGTGCTTTTCAATTGGTTGTTGCACAAAATCATTCCGAGTAA
- a CDS encoding DUF1593 domain-containing protein, which yields MKLKNICLLALSFVLTQACTTNKPEKKDLKPRIVVLTDIAPNDIEPDDMESMIRLLVHADQFEIEALIATTGWSNNGGNERIDLIHDALNAYEKDLPNLKKRSDQEAFIDDESMQEIGYWPSVGYLRKRTVLGSTKMGMKFIGDDNDSEGSNLIIDLADEKDDRPIWVTVWGGGNTFAQAIWRIKQERTPEELKAFLHKFRIYTITDQDRPWSSGDTINYSISSHQWMRGFENDLMFFWDECAWKHQNATGVNNWNEYAHHIQNHGHLGALYPKYKWGVEGDTPAFMHVMPNGLSNPDVPTQVSWSGYFEFGQGRDSLTNAYTNYTGEPYRIGTKYFAYFYPAIFNNFAARMDWAKDGKGNRNPVVIVNGDKGIKPIEKVCKAGEELQLNASKSFDPDGDRLNFKWWEIPEAGNYVGEIEITNSESAIATVHIPTDAEGKNFHIICEVSDDGAHNLTSYRRIIVKAE from the coding sequence ATGAAACTAAAAAACATTTGCTTATTAGCTTTAAGTTTTGTGCTAACACAAGCTTGCACAACAAACAAACCCGAAAAGAAAGATTTAAAACCACGAATTGTAGTGCTAACCGATATTGCGCCCAATGACATTGAGCCTGATGATATGGAGTCGATGATTCGTTTACTGGTACATGCCGACCAGTTTGAGATTGAAGCGTTAATTGCCACAACGGGTTGGAGTAATAATGGTGGAAACGAACGTATCGATTTAATTCATGACGCGCTAAATGCCTATGAAAAGGATTTGCCAAATCTGAAAAAGCGATCTGATCAGGAAGCGTTTATCGATGATGAATCGATGCAGGAAATTGGTTACTGGCCGTCTGTCGGTTATTTGCGAAAACGAACTGTGCTGGGAAGTACAAAAATGGGCATGAAATTTATTGGTGATGACAACGATTCGGAAGGAAGTAATCTTATAATCGATTTGGCTGATGAAAAGGACGACCGCCCGATATGGGTTACCGTTTGGGGAGGTGGCAATACATTTGCCCAGGCTATTTGGCGGATAAAACAAGAGCGGACACCTGAAGAACTAAAAGCCTTTCTGCATAAATTCCGTATATATACTATTACCGATCAGGACAGGCCTTGGTCGAGCGGAGATACCATTAATTATAGTATCAGTTCTCATCAGTGGATGCGGGGTTTTGAAAATGACCTGATGTTTTTTTGGGATGAATGTGCCTGGAAACATCAAAACGCAACGGGCGTTAATAATTGGAATGAATACGCACATCATATCCAAAATCATGGTCATCTTGGTGCTTTATATCCAAAATATAAATGGGGAGTTGAAGGCGATACTCCGGCCTTTATGCATGTTATGCCCAATGGATTATCAAACCCTGATGTTCCAACGCAGGTGAGCTGGAGTGGTTATTTTGAATTTGGCCAGGGGCGCGATAGCCTCACAAATGCTTACACAAATTATACCGGCGAACCCTATCGTATTGGCACAAAATACTTCGCCTATTTTTATCCGGCAATATTTAACAATTTTGCCGCCCGTATGGATTGGGCCAAAGACGGAAAGGGGAACCGCAATCCGGTTGTAATTGTTAACGGCGATAAAGGCATCAAACCAATCGAGAAAGTTTGTAAAGCAGGAGAGGAATTACAGCTCAACGCATCAAAATCATTCGACCCCGATGGCGATCGGTTAAACTTTAAATGGTGGGAAATACCCGAAGCCGGGAATTACGTCGGAGAAATAGAAATAACAAATAGTGAATCAGCTATTGCTACCGTTCATATTCCGACTGATGCAGAGGGAAAGAACTTTCATATAATCTGTGAAGTAAGCGATGACGGGGCACACAACTTAACCAGCTACCGCAGGATAATCGTAAAAGCAGAATAA